GTCACTCGCTGTTCTCTTCGTCGTTTGGGCGGTGGTCTTTCCGCTGACGATGATGGTCAGCGAGCGCTGCGAGGCGTGCAATCGGGGCGAAGAATGCGAACTTCAGTCGCTCGAATCATGAATCTGTCGCACTTCAATCTTGACGTTGTTCCGTGCGGGCCTTTTTGACTCGGGGAGCAAGCCCGCGTCGGCTCCTTTTTTTCCAACTCACGCTCCCGTTGGCCGACGCAAACTCCCGTTCTTGAGAGGTTTGTCCCATGAGGCGCATGGATCCCCTGAAGCAAATTGCCATCGTTTTCGTCGTGTTCGTTGCGCTCGGCGCCGTCGTTGTCGTTTACGGCCTGAAGCGCGGCACGACGCCCGCCGAGCAGCGCCCCGGCGCAGATCAGCAGATGGCACTCGCACGGAAATTCCTGCAGCAGGATCAGCCGGACAAGGCACTGGCAGTGATCGATGAACTGCGAGGCGAAGACGGCACCGCCAAGCTGGGCCAGGATGCCCAGTTGGTGAACATCATGGCGCTGGCCGAAACGGGCCGCCAGGATGAGGTCGTCGTCGCTGCCGAGCAGTATCTGGACGAATTCCCTGATGCCCCCTCACGCACGACTGTCGAATTGCATCGCCTGTCTGCGGAGGTCGCCACGGCAGGGCTGTCGAAGCCGGGTCTGCTGAAGACCGTCGAAGACTTCATCGACGAGCACCCCGATCACCCCGGAACGGGACAACTCAAGCTTGCATTGGCCGAGCAGCAACTTGCGCTCGGCGACAATGCCGCCGCGCGTCGCCGCCTGACGCGCCTCGTTTCCACCGATGGGCTTTCCCCGGATGTCGAGCGCCGCGTTCGCCAGCACCTGGGCGAGATGAATCTCAAGTCGCTGATGCGCGGCCAGAGCGGCACCGGCCAGGACGCCATTTACACCGTGGAGCGCGGCGACGCGATATACGACATCGCTCGCGCGCACGATCTGACGCCCGAATTGCTGATGGAAGCCAACAACATCGACGATCCCCGCAAGCTGCGCGTCGGCCAGACCCTGGTGATTCCGTCGGTTGACTTCTCCCTCGTCTGCGACATCGCAGAGAACGAGATGACCCTGTATAACCACGGCGAGTTCGTGAAGAGCTATCCCGTCCGCACCGGCCGCGTCGCCGGCACCACGCCGACCGGCGACTACAAGATTCTGAACAAGAAGGAAAACCCCGTCTGGCGGCCCGGCGACGGGCGCGTCTACACCGCCGGCGATCCGAACAATGAACTTGGCACGCGCTGGATGGCCTTCGAGGGCGATATCCTCGGCATTCACGGCACGATTCATCCCGAAACCGTCGGCGAGTACGCCAGCAACGGCTGCATCGGATTGGCAAAGGAAGATGTCGAGGAACTCTTCGACCTGCTGACGATTGGGACTCCGCTGCGCATCACCGGACAGCAGGATCTTACGCGCCACAAGGTCATTCAGGCGGGCGAGATTCCGCCGCCGCAGCAGGATCGCAAGATCGCGTCGCGCTGATCACAGCGCGCCAAAACACTGGCCGAATATCGGGGCCGGCAATCGTTTCAGCCTTTCGGCAACGGTGCCGGCCCCTTTCAGTCCCAGGCAGAAGACCGGCTCGCTGGCGATCGTGACAAGGTTTGCGCCGGCCAGCGCCTTCGCCAGGATCTCCAACTCCGAACGGCCAAAGGCCGCACTCCATTCCTCTTCCGTCCACAGGCGAATCGCGTCGTCGTCCTCGCGCGCGGTCGCAAAATCCAGATCGAAGTCCACCCACAGGCTGCCCGTTCGCAGTGCGCGATCCAGGCGCGCCTGCAGGCGCCAGGCCTTTGCGCTATCGGCGTCGAGCCCCGCTTTCCACTCGCTCAACGTAGAGTAGCTCCACATCTCGTGACGGCGATCACGGTGATCGGTGTAGGCGCCATCGTCGCCGGGAAAGCGATGGTAGTCGTGGACGAAGAACGTCGCGACATCCGCCGCCAGGCCGAACTGCAGCGCGCTGATCACCCAGCCGCCATCGTCGTGGCGCTGGTCGTTTGCGACTGCATGCACGGAATCCAGATCCGTCAGTTGCGCGGCTTCGTGAGCCCAAGGGCGGGGGCGCTCGCCGACGTCCGGGTGAGCATCGAACCGAAAGAGCAGCGGCGGTTCTTCACCGAACAGGCCTTGCTGCTGCGCCGCCCACGCCGCCACCAGCACCGCGCGATGATCCTCCATCGCCATGGTGGGCGGCTCGTCGCAGACCCGGCGGAAGTTCATGTACTGGCTCAGCCGCCCGAGCGGCGTCAGTCCCTCGGGGCGCCCTCCGAACATCGGCTTCGAATTGTCGTTCGCCATCATGGCAGTCCTTGACGTTGTTGGCCGTTCGCGGTGTCGATGGCCGCATGATTTCTTCGGACGACAGCGCTCGCGGGCAAGACGCTGCAGGGCCGGCCACGGCCCTTCGCGCGAAAGCTGTGCGCGGACTCAAGTTCGCTTCTTTCGGGACCGTTGGCAAGACCGCCGTGGACATGGCGGCGCAATTGGTGCTCGTTCGCGTTCTGGCCGAGGAGCATTTCGGTGTTTTCGCCATCGCCCAGGCATTGACCGGGTTCATCAGTTGCTTCAGTGAAGTCTCCGGTCTCAAGTTTCTGATTCGCGACAAGGACGACGATCGCCGGGCGGTCTCTACGGTCTTCTGGTTCGAGCTGTCACTTGGTCTTCTCGTCGCGGGCGCGTGGGCGATCGCCTGTGCTCCGCTGCTTGAGTTCCTTGGCAAGCCCGAGCAGATTCCCTTCGCCCGGGCATTGGCAATCTGGATCGTCGCCGAGCGGTTGATGCTACCTCGGGCTGTGCTCGATCGGGCACTTCGATTTGGACGAGTGAATCTCGCGCAATTCAGCGGCGTCGCCATCGGCAGCGGCGCCCTGGTTGTTTCTGCGCTCGCTGGGCTCGGAGCCTGGACATTCATCGTTGGCTTGATCGCCCGCACTGTTGCCACCGCCACATTCATGTGGATTGCGGCGGGATTCGTTCCACTTCTTGCTTTCGATCGGGAGACTCTCCGCAGGCTGTTCGTTTTTGGCGGGCCGCTGATGTTCACGACGGCGCTGACATTCGCCTACACGAACGTCGACTACCTGATTGTCGAACAAGCCGTTGGCTATACGATGGTCGGCTTGTACTATGCGGCGTATCGCTATCCCCACTATCTGAATCAGTTCAACGTGATCCTCACGGGCGTCGTGTTTCCCTCCTTCACGAAGACGCGGGACGATGCACACCTTGCTCGCGGGCTCCGGCTTGTAACGCGATATGCGGCGGTGATTGCATTCCTTCCCGTCATCTTGATGTGGACGGAAGGCGATGCGCTAATCCGATGGCTGATTGGCGAGAAGTGGATTCCTGCGCTCTTCCCATTCCAGTGTTTCACGACGCTTGCGGCCATGCGCCTGGCGTTCGTGCATTGGGGGCAGGTCTATATTGCGCGCGGGCGGACAAAGGCATTGCTTGGGATCAGCATCGTGAATCTGCCGTTGATCGCGGGCAGCGCGTGGTTGGGCGTTCGACTCGCGGGTATCGAAGGCGCCGCAATCGGCGTCACGGCAGCGTCATTGGCAACGTTGGCGTTCTGCTGCAATGTGCTGCTGAAGCGCCTTCTCAAATTCTCTTACGGCGAAGCGCTTTCGCCGGTCATCTACGCGACATTGGCTTCGCTGCTCGTATTGATCGCGGGGAGATACGTCACGCCCGCAACAGACATCGGCGCCGCCGTGCGTCTGATCGCCGGCGGCGCCGTGTATGGTCTTGTGATTTTGGGGCTGTGCGCTTCCGAAATTCGGCGCGTATTAGGCAAGGCAGCTTAGGCGTCCTTACTACGATCCAATCTCGACATCGCCCTGCGGCCAGTCTGGCCGTTCCTCCGCGTTCGCTGCGGTCTCGAAATCTGGAAACAAATGATTCAGGATCATCGCCAGGCGCAGACCGCCTTCGGCCAGTCGGCGCTCGGTCAGCGGCCACATCGCGTCCGCATAACGACCGCCAAGATCCACGCCATTCTCCGTCTGTTCTCCGTACTTCTGCATGCCGGCATATGCGAAGTCGCGGGCGTACTTGTGCGACTCGACCATCCAGTCATATGGTCTTCCGCGCTGCGTGCTGGCAATCCCACCCGGCGTGATCTTCGACTCGATATCTTCGACGATTTCCTCCCGGGACAGGTTGCGGGAGTGCATGATGTTCCAATCCCACACCTTGTGCAGGTTCGTCTCTTCTCCGTTCCAGAGAACCTTAATCTTGTTGCCGCCGAGATCATCGCCAGTTCCGCAGTGCAACGGCTGATGAAGATCGCCGACAAGGTGTACGAGATATTTCAGTGCCTCCTCGCGTTCCTGCTTGGGAAGCTCCGCGTCTTGCACACGGCGCGTCATTTCCTCGACGGCCCAGGCGACGTTTCCACCTTCCTGTTCCATAATGTCGAAGTCAGGCTCATCCAACTCCAGCGCGTAATTGACGTAGTGCCACGGTGCAGTATCGCGACGTTCACGCCGAACCTGATCTGCCCACGTTGACACGTCGGCCAGCGAAACGCCGGGGCCGAGCAGTTCGGCCACGCCTGCCTTCGCCTCGGGCGTCAGGTGGTTCGTTGCCACATCCGCGACAACCCGATGTCCATCGCCGCTCCAGCCGAAGGCAGATCCAACTGCCAGCAGGATAGCCAAAGCCAGTGCGGGAAATACCTTCCTCGTCCCACGATTCTCGATTCTCATAACTGCTCCTCTCAGGCCGGTGAAGGTTGCTGCTCGTCCAGCAAGCCCTGCTCCTCGACTTCGTCAAACTTCACGCTGACGACCTTGGAGACGCCCGGCTCCTGCATGGTAACACCGTAGATCGTATCGGCAAGAGACATTGTGATTTTGTTGTGGGAGATAATCAGGAACTGCGTTGTGCGCGCGTACTCTTTGACGACCTGACACATACGCGAGACGTTCACATCGTCGAGCGGCGCGTCGATCTCGTCCAGAATACAGATGGGTGACGGGTGGAACTGGAAAAGCGAGAACATCAGCGCGATCGCGGTTAGCGCCTTCTCGCCGCCCGACATCAGGGTGATCGAACCGCCGATGTGCTTCCCTGGGGGCTGCGCGTAGATGTCGATGCCCGGCTCGGGATAACGCTCATCTTCGACGAGAATCAGGTCCGCTTTGCCACCGTTGAACAGCTTCTGGAACATGTTCTGGAAGTTCGCACGAATCGCATCCAGCGCCGTCGTGAAGAGATTGCTGGTCGTCTCGTCGATCTTCGCGATCGCTTCTTCCAACTGGCGCGTGGCCTCGACCAGATCGTCGCGCTGCGTCGTCAGGAAGCCGAGGCGCTCGCTCTGCGTCGAGTACTCTTCGATCGCGGCTTCGTTGACCGCGCCCATGCGCGACAGCTTACCGCGCAAATCGGTTACCAGGCGACGCAACTCCGCCGGATCAGTGATCTGGTCGTCCTCTTCCGTCGTTGCAGGGCCGAGTTCCTCGGTCTCTTGCTCATCTTCGGAATCGTCGTCCTCGTCTTCGTCCTCCGGCTTCGCCCAATCGGGCAACTCATCCTCTTCATCCTCGTCGGAATCTTCGCCGTCTTCACCGCTTTCCTCTGCGGCCTTCTTGGCGAGACGAGCCAGCCGGCGCTCTTCGCGCTTGCGAGCCTTCTCCTCTTCCTTGCGCTTTTCCTGCTCTTCTCGCAGCCGGCGGTCTTCCTCTTCAGCCTCGCGCAGTTCGACGATGATGTCTTCGATCTTCTGGCCGAATTCGTCTTCCGCTTCGGCCTCGATGTACTCGATCTGTGCACGCAATTCGGCGCAGTGTAACTCCACCTCGCGGAAGGCATTGTCGCGTTCGTTGCGATCGCGAACGAGGCGCTGCACTTCGCTGACGTGCTGGCGCAGAGCTGCGCCGCGCGTTTCGCTTTCGCTCGTGCGATCGCCGACCTCGTTGTCGATGGCCTCGAACTCACGAGACAACTCGCCGATCAGATTCTCTGCTTCTTCGCGTTCGAGGATCGCATTCTGCCGATCAGACAGCAGCGTTTCGCGCTCGATGTTTCGCGCCTGCTGGTCCGACTTCGACTCCTCCAGGGAACTGCGCGTTTCTTCCAGGCGCTGTCGGAAACTGTCGACGCGCGCACTCATGCTGTTCGCGGCTTCGCGCGAAACCGCAACGTCTTCGCCCATCGTCTGCAGCTTCGCAAGCATCTCAGACGTGCGCTCTTCCCGTCCGCTTAGTGCTTCTTCGAGTTCCTTGACCTTGCCGGCCAGTTCGACCAGGCCCGTTTCGGCGTTCTCGATGATTTCGCCCTGGCGCACGCGATCGAGGCGCTGCTGCGTTGTACGCGCCTCCACGGAAGCCTGCTGGTTGCGCTTGTCGCGGCGCTCGCGTTCCACCTGCTGCAAGTCCTTTGCAACGCTTGCCTCTTCCATCTGCAGACGGTGGACTTCGGACTGAATCTCTGCCGCGCGTGCGTAGAATCCGCCGAGGCGGCTCTTCGTCGCTTCCATTTCGTCGTGCAGACGTTTCAGATCGCTTTCGAGCGTCTTGACCTTTTCCTGCAACTGGCGGATTTCTCGCTGACGCGTCAGCAGGCCGCGCGTCTGGTGGCTGCCGCCGGAAAGGACACCACGCGGATTCACCACGTCGCCCTGCAGCGACACGAAGCGATTCCGGATGCCATCGCGCTCGAGGTCGACGGCGATGTCGAGGTGCTCCACGATCACCGTGTTGCCGAAGAGATAGTGCACTGCGCGCGAGATCTTGTCGTCATAGTTCACGAGGTCGCGGGCGAGCCCGAGCACACCATTGCGTCCCCAGATCTTCTGCAGGTGATTTGTCGGGAAATCGGCATGCAGGAAATCGAGCGGCAGGAACGTCGCGCGGCCGAGGTTCTTGCGCTTCAGGAACGCAATGGCCTGCTTCGCATCGTCCACTCGCTCCGTCACGATGTCCTGAACGTCGGAACCGAGAGTCACTTCGATTGCGATTTCAAGATCCTTCGGCGCGCCAACAAGCGAAGAAACTACACCGACGATGCCCTGGATTTCCTTTCGCCCGGACGCCAGCATCACCTCGCGCACGCCGCGATAGTAGCCCTCGTAGCTGTCCTCAAGTTCGCGCAGTGCCTGCAGTCGCGACGTCGCCTGATTCAATTCACGCGTCAGCGATTCCAGGCGGCGATTCAAATCGGCCTTGGTCGCATCGTCACGCCCGATTTGCTCCTGAATCTCACGGCCCTCCTTTTGAAGCTCCGCGAGTTTCAGTTTGAGTTCTTCGTCCTGCTTGCGATGCAACTCCAGTTGCTCGTCCAGCTTCTCGATCGCGTCGTTCAGTTCCTTCAGTTGGAACTCGGTGGCGCCCAGCTCATCTTCCAGGCGAGCGATCAGCGTCTCGGCGACACGTTTGTCGTTGGCGAGTGTGTTCTCGCGAGCGCGCAAGTCAGACAGTTCGGCTCGCAGGCGATTTGTCTCGCGAACCGTCTCTTCGTTTTCCGCGCGCATGGCTTCCAGGCGCTGTACCTTCTCGCGCAGGTCCGCATCGCTGGCGGCCAGCTTCTTCTCTTCCGCTTCCAGGTCCGTTTGTAGCGCGTCGATCGTTCCGGAGAGAACCGTCGCGCGCGATTTGCGCGATTCCAGTTCCTTGTCGATCGCCTCGATGCGCTCATCGATGGTCTTGATCTGCTGGCCGCACAATTCGGCGCGGTGACGTTGCTTGTCGAGTCGCGACCGGACATCGAATCGCTTCTGCTGCAGCGCCTGCAACTCGCGCTGG
This DNA window, taken from bacterium, encodes the following:
- a CDS encoding L,D-transpeptidase family protein → MRRMDPLKQIAIVFVVFVALGAVVVVYGLKRGTTPAEQRPGADQQMALARKFLQQDQPDKALAVIDELRGEDGTAKLGQDAQLVNIMALAETGRQDEVVVAAEQYLDEFPDAPSRTTVELHRLSAEVATAGLSKPGLLKTVEDFIDEHPDHPGTGQLKLALAEQQLALGDNAAARRRLTRLVSTDGLSPDVERRVRQHLGEMNLKSLMRGQSGTGQDAIYTVERGDAIYDIARAHDLTPELLMEANNIDDPRKLRVGQTLVIPSVDFSLVCDIAENEMTLYNHGEFVKSYPVRTGRVAGTTPTGDYKILNKKENPVWRPGDGRVYTAGDPNNELGTRWMAFEGDILGIHGTIHPETVGEYASNGCIGLAKEDVEELFDLLTIGTPLRITGQQDLTRHKVIQAGEIPPPQQDRKIASR
- a CDS encoding oligosaccharide flippase family protein; translation: MISSDDSARGQDAAGPATALRAKAVRGLKFASFGTVGKTAVDMAAQLVLVRVLAEEHFGVFAIAQALTGFISCFSEVSGLKFLIRDKDDDRRAVSTVFWFELSLGLLVAGAWAIACAPLLEFLGKPEQIPFARALAIWIVAERLMLPRAVLDRALRFGRVNLAQFSGVAIGSGALVVSALAGLGAWTFIVGLIARTVATATFMWIAAGFVPLLAFDRETLRRLFVFGGPLMFTTALTFAYTNVDYLIVEQAVGYTMVGLYYAAYRYPHYLNQFNVILTGVVFPSFTKTRDDAHLARGLRLVTRYAAVIAFLPVILMWTEGDALIRWLIGEKWIPALFPFQCFTTLAAMRLAFVHWGQVYIARGRTKALLGISIVNLPLIAGSAWLGVRLAGIEGAAIGVTAASLATLAFCCNVLLKRLLKFSYGEALSPVIYATLASLLVLIAGRYVTPATDIGAAVRLIAGGAVYGLVILGLCASEIRRVLGKAA
- a CDS encoding S1/P1 nuclease, translating into MRIENRGTRKVFPALALAILLAVGSAFGWSGDGHRVVADVATNHLTPEAKAGVAELLGPGVSLADVSTWADQVRRERRDTAPWHYVNYALELDEPDFDIMEQEGGNVAWAVEEMTRRVQDAELPKQEREEALKYLVHLVGDLHQPLHCGTGDDLGGNKIKVLWNGEETNLHKVWDWNIMHSRNLSREEIVEDIESKITPGGIASTQRGRPYDWMVESHKYARDFAYAGMQKYGEQTENGVDLGGRYADAMWPLTERRLAEGGLRLAMILNHLFPDFETAANAEERPDWPQGDVEIGS
- the smc gene encoding chromosome segregation protein SMC, with translation MFFKKLELQGFKSFAHRTPIDFQEGFTIVVGPNGCGKSNVLDAIRWVLGETSAKSLRGGRMSDVVFRGSQSVKRAGLAQVTLTLDNTDGHLKIDQSEVAVTRRLFSNGDSEYQINKVTCRMRDIHELFLDTGLGADGYSIIEQGQIGQMVAAKPDERRDIFEEAAGISRYKVRRAETQRKLKRTEDDLVRVQDLVSEVERQCNSLRYQARKAQRHRRLSRRLHRLQQRLLVLRYNKQTAELGESNKKLEVARAEFEEAAAKAAKGDARSTELQQELENFQRELQALQQKRFDVRSRLDKQRHRAELCGQQIKTIDERIEAIDKELESRKSRATVLSGTIDALQTDLEAEEKKLAASDADLREKVQRLEAMRAENEETVRETNRLRAELSDLRARENTLANDKRVAETLIARLEDELGATEFQLKELNDAIEKLDEQLELHRKQDEELKLKLAELQKEGREIQEQIGRDDATKADLNRRLESLTRELNQATSRLQALRELEDSYEGYYRGVREVMLASGRKEIQGIVGVVSSLVGAPKDLEIAIEVTLGSDVQDIVTERVDDAKQAIAFLKRKNLGRATFLPLDFLHADFPTNHLQKIWGRNGVLGLARDLVNYDDKISRAVHYLFGNTVIVEHLDIAVDLERDGIRNRFVSLQGDVVNPRGVLSGGSHQTRGLLTRQREIRQLQEKVKTLESDLKRLHDEMEATKSRLGGFYARAAEIQSEVHRLQMEEASVAKDLQQVERERRDKRNQQASVEARTTQQRLDRVRQGEIIENAETGLVELAGKVKELEEALSGREERTSEMLAKLQTMGEDVAVSREAANSMSARVDSFRQRLEETRSSLEESKSDQQARNIERETLLSDRQNAILEREEAENLIGELSREFEAIDNEVGDRTSESETRGAALRQHVSEVQRLVRDRNERDNAFREVELHCAELRAQIEYIEAEAEDEFGQKIEDIIVELREAEEEDRRLREEQEKRKEEEKARKREERRLARLAKKAAEESGEDGEDSDEDEEDELPDWAKPEDEDEDDDSEDEQETEELGPATTEEDDQITDPAELRRLVTDLRGKLSRMGAVNEAAIEEYSTQSERLGFLTTQRDDLVEATRQLEEAIAKIDETTSNLFTTALDAIRANFQNMFQKLFNGGKADLILVEDERYPEPGIDIYAQPPGKHIGGSITLMSGGEKALTAIALMFSLFQFHPSPICILDEIDAPLDDVNVSRMCQVVKEYARTTQFLIISHNKITMSLADTIYGVTMQEPGVSKVVSVKFDEVEEQGLLDEQQPSPA